The following proteins are co-located in the Anser cygnoides isolate HZ-2024a breed goose chromosome 2, Taihu_goose_T2T_genome, whole genome shotgun sequence genome:
- the LOC125180903 gene encoding uncharacterized protein isoform X2, translating into MAGQAQLGAGPGPRPPRRPRPSPAPCGAGGAAGRRTEPGLSPPTHRFPQELPTFEEVAVYLSRAEWELAAEEQRELYRSVMLDNFALLASLGYAGPKPDLLYRLERGEEPWVCAPRGPATWDGPGSPTPGCDEDGRQPEEPCFTWWPSAGRRRALEESTQPPGHGGRREPWRLRCSRLLKKFGDPGGKAQAEAAGGRAPPVGSPERAQAGSRSGKEEAEDDRGARPGLGGGTGLPLPPVPRHSAADPYERPGPDRRETLQGGAQEALRAAGDRNLPPAGEDVDGAPLGDHCYCTRLEALLQHGAAFLPALREHDYCGDGESGASALRDHDYCQVWTLPWQGRARKATCPTCCARAELRRLCKRKRREGRDGGKGARARRRLRPCFRSLRLSRGYFCADCLFAPTLPASARPARAEDPTKDARGVFWPSAEWATVIPQPQEERDSRGGTPEAPCTPAASREPSAGEARGGAARPEVWVRYRARGRRPPRPWWDLARRELVAPSQASLCNACDGAMRTRNWGLCTVCLSSATCRARRGRPRLPRPAAEHLSPISRACPARGSPLAGLRRRLSERRTEGSGA; encoded by the exons ATGGCCGGGCAGGCGCAGCTAGGAGCCGGGCCAGGCCCGCGCCCCCCTCGACGCCCCCGGCCGAGCCCCGCgccctgcggggccgggggggcagcgggcaggcgGACAGAGCCCGGCCTGAGCCCCCCCACACACCGTTTCCCGCAGGAGCTGCCGACGTTCGAGGAGGTGGCCGTGTACCTGAGCCGCGCCGAGTGGGAACTGGCGGCGGAGGAGCAGCGGGAGCTGTACCGCAGCGTCATGCTGGACAACTTCGCGCTCCTAGCCTCGCTGG GGTACGCAGGCCCCAAACCCGACCTTTTGTATCGCCTGGAGCGCGGGGAAGAGCCGTGGGTCTGcgcgccgcggggcccggcAACGTGGGACGGACCTGGCAGCCCCACCCCAG GATGCGACGAGGACGGGAGGCAGCCGGAGGAGCCCTGCTTCACCTGGTGGCCGAGCGCTGGCAGGCGGCGGGCGCTGGAGGAGAGCACGCAGCCCCCTGGCCACG GAGGACGGCGCGAGCCATGGCGGctgcgctgcagcaggctgctgaagAAGTTCGGCGACCCCGGGGGCAAGGCGCAGGCAGAGGCGGCTGGCGGCCGAGCGCCACCCGTGGGAAGCCCCGAGCGGGCACAGGCCGGCTCCCGGAGCGGGAAGGAAGAAGCGGAGGACGACCGAGGGGCGAGGCCAGGCCTCGGCGGAGGCACGGGGCTCCCGCTTCCCCCGGTGCCTCGGCACAGCGCGGCGGATCCCTACGAGCGCCCGGGGCCTGACCGCCGGGAGACGTTGCAGGGCGGCGCGCAGGAAGCGCTGCGCGCCGCGGGGGACAGGAACCTTCCCCCGGCAGGGGAGGACGTGGACGGAGCTCCGCTGGGCGACCACTGCTACTGCACGAGGCTGGAGGCGCTGCTCCAGCACGGCGCCGCGTTCCTGCCTGCTCTGAGGGAACACGACTACTGCGGGGACGGCGAGAGCGGAGCTTCCGCGCTGAGGGACCACGACTACTGCCAGGTGTGGACGTTGCCCTGGCAGGGGCGCGCCCGCAAAGCCACCTGCCCCACGTGCTGCGCTCGTGCCGAGCTCCGCCGGCTGTGCAAGAGGAAACGGCGGGAGGGGCGTGACGGCGGGAAGGGCGCGCGAGCGAGGCGCCGTCTCCGGCCTTGCTTCAGAAGCTTGCGGCTCTCCCGGGGGTACTTCTGCGCAGACTGCCTCTTTGCGCCCACCCTGCCGGCGTCTGCCCGTCCCGCTCGGGCAGAAGACCCCACCAAGGACGCTCGTGGGGTGTTTTGGCCGTCTGCGGAGTGGGCGACCGTGATCCCGCAGCCTCAGGAGGAGCGGGACTcccggggggggacaccggaGGCGCCCTGTACCCCCGCGGCCTCTCGCGAGCCGTCAGCGGGGGAGGCGCGGGGCGGAGCGGCGCGACCCGAGGTGTGGGTGCGCTACAGGGCGCGGGGCAGGCGGCCCCCCAGGCCTTGGTGGGACCTCGCCAGACGCGAACTTGTTGCCCCGAGCCAGGCGTCGCTCTGCAACGCGTGCGACGGGGCCATGCGGACCAGGAACTGGGGGCTGTGCACTGTGTGTCTGAGCTCAGCCACGTGCAGGGCGCGGAGGGGCCGCCCCCGCTTGCCCCGACCGGCGGCTGAGCACCTCAGCCCCATCAGCCGCGCCTGCCCTGCGCGGGGGAGCCCCCTGGCAGGGCTGCGCAGGAGGCTGTCCGAGAGGCGCACCGAGGGGAGCGGTGCCTGA
- the LOC125180903 gene encoding uncharacterized protein isoform X1, with protein MAGQAQLGAGPGPRPPRRPRPSPAPCGAGGAAGRRTEPGLSPPTHRFPQELPTFEEVAVYLSRAEWELAAEEQRELYRSVMLDNFALLASLGYAGPKPDLLYRLERGEEPWVCAPRGPATWDGPGSPTPGCDEDGRQPEEPCFTWWPSAGRRRALEESTQPPGHGECCACPSPGLCGAGPKGWRRTVPAALLAGGRREPWRLRCSRLLKKFGDPGGKAQAEAAGGRAPPVGSPERAQAGSRSGKEEAEDDRGARPGLGGGTGLPLPPVPRHSAADPYERPGPDRRETLQGGAQEALRAAGDRNLPPAGEDVDGAPLGDHCYCTRLEALLQHGAAFLPALREHDYCGDGESGASALRDHDYCQVWTLPWQGRARKATCPTCCARAELRRLCKRKRREGRDGGKGARARRRLRPCFRSLRLSRGYFCADCLFAPTLPASARPARAEDPTKDARGVFWPSAEWATVIPQPQEERDSRGGTPEAPCTPAASREPSAGEARGGAARPEVWVRYRARGRRPPRPWWDLARRELVAPSQASLCNACDGAMRTRNWGLCTVCLSSATCRARRGRPRLPRPAAEHLSPISRACPARGSPLAGLRRRLSERRTEGSGA; from the exons ATGGCCGGGCAGGCGCAGCTAGGAGCCGGGCCAGGCCCGCGCCCCCCTCGACGCCCCCGGCCGAGCCCCGCgccctgcggggccgggggggcagcgggcaggcgGACAGAGCCCGGCCTGAGCCCCCCCACACACCGTTTCCCGCAGGAGCTGCCGACGTTCGAGGAGGTGGCCGTGTACCTGAGCCGCGCCGAGTGGGAACTGGCGGCGGAGGAGCAGCGGGAGCTGTACCGCAGCGTCATGCTGGACAACTTCGCGCTCCTAGCCTCGCTGG GGTACGCAGGCCCCAAACCCGACCTTTTGTATCGCCTGGAGCGCGGGGAAGAGCCGTGGGTCTGcgcgccgcggggcccggcAACGTGGGACGGACCTGGCAGCCCCACCCCAG GATGCGACGAGGACGGGAGGCAGCCGGAGGAGCCCTGCTTCACCTGGTGGCCGAGCGCTGGCAGGCGGCGGGCGCTGGAGGAGAGCACGCAGCCCCCTGGCCACGGTGAGTGCTGCGCCTGCCCCTCCCCTGGGCTCTGCGGCGCGGGGCCCAAGGGATGGAGGCGAACTGTCCCTGCCGCGCTCTTGGCAGGAGGACGGCGCGAGCCATGGCGGctgcgctgcagcaggctgctgaagAAGTTCGGCGACCCCGGGGGCAAGGCGCAGGCAGAGGCGGCTGGCGGCCGAGCGCCACCCGTGGGAAGCCCCGAGCGGGCACAGGCCGGCTCCCGGAGCGGGAAGGAAGAAGCGGAGGACGACCGAGGGGCGAGGCCAGGCCTCGGCGGAGGCACGGGGCTCCCGCTTCCCCCGGTGCCTCGGCACAGCGCGGCGGATCCCTACGAGCGCCCGGGGCCTGACCGCCGGGAGACGTTGCAGGGCGGCGCGCAGGAAGCGCTGCGCGCCGCGGGGGACAGGAACCTTCCCCCGGCAGGGGAGGACGTGGACGGAGCTCCGCTGGGCGACCACTGCTACTGCACGAGGCTGGAGGCGCTGCTCCAGCACGGCGCCGCGTTCCTGCCTGCTCTGAGGGAACACGACTACTGCGGGGACGGCGAGAGCGGAGCTTCCGCGCTGAGGGACCACGACTACTGCCAGGTGTGGACGTTGCCCTGGCAGGGGCGCGCCCGCAAAGCCACCTGCCCCACGTGCTGCGCTCGTGCCGAGCTCCGCCGGCTGTGCAAGAGGAAACGGCGGGAGGGGCGTGACGGCGGGAAGGGCGCGCGAGCGAGGCGCCGTCTCCGGCCTTGCTTCAGAAGCTTGCGGCTCTCCCGGGGGTACTTCTGCGCAGACTGCCTCTTTGCGCCCACCCTGCCGGCGTCTGCCCGTCCCGCTCGGGCAGAAGACCCCACCAAGGACGCTCGTGGGGTGTTTTGGCCGTCTGCGGAGTGGGCGACCGTGATCCCGCAGCCTCAGGAGGAGCGGGACTcccggggggggacaccggaGGCGCCCTGTACCCCCGCGGCCTCTCGCGAGCCGTCAGCGGGGGAGGCGCGGGGCGGAGCGGCGCGACCCGAGGTGTGGGTGCGCTACAGGGCGCGGGGCAGGCGGCCCCCCAGGCCTTGGTGGGACCTCGCCAGACGCGAACTTGTTGCCCCGAGCCAGGCGTCGCTCTGCAACGCGTGCGACGGGGCCATGCGGACCAGGAACTGGGGGCTGTGCACTGTGTGTCTGAGCTCAGCCACGTGCAGGGCGCGGAGGGGCCGCCCCCGCTTGCCCCGACCGGCGGCTGAGCACCTCAGCCCCATCAGCCGCGCCTGCCCTGCGCGGGGGAGCCCCCTGGCAGGGCTGCGCAGGAGGCTGTCCGAGAGGCGCACCGAGGGGAGCGGTGCCTGA
- the LOC125180903 gene encoding uncharacterized protein isoform X3, protein MAGQAQELPTFEEVAVYLSRAEWELAAEEQRELYRSVMLDNFALLASLGYAGPKPDLLYRLERGEEPWVCAPRGPATWDGPGSPTPGCDEDGRQPEEPCFTWWPSAGRRRALEESTQPPGHGECCACPSPGLCGAGPKGWRRTVPAALLAGGRREPWRLRCSRLLKKFGDPGGKAQAEAAGGRAPPVGSPERAQAGSRSGKEEAEDDRGARPGLGGGTGLPLPPVPRHSAADPYERPGPDRRETLQGGAQEALRAAGDRNLPPAGEDVDGAPLGDHCYCTRLEALLQHGAAFLPALREHDYCGDGESGASALRDHDYCQVWTLPWQGRARKATCPTCCARAELRRLCKRKRREGRDGGKGARARRRLRPCFRSLRLSRGYFCADCLFAPTLPASARPARAEDPTKDARGVFWPSAEWATVIPQPQEERDSRGGTPEAPCTPAASREPSAGEARGGAARPEVWVRYRARGRRPPRPWWDLARRELVAPSQASLCNACDGAMRTRNWGLCTVCLSSATCRARRGRPRLPRPAAEHLSPISRACPARGSPLAGLRRRLSERRTEGSGA, encoded by the exons ATGGCCGGGCAGG CGCAGGAGCTGCCGACGTTCGAGGAGGTGGCCGTGTACCTGAGCCGCGCCGAGTGGGAACTGGCGGCGGAGGAGCAGCGGGAGCTGTACCGCAGCGTCATGCTGGACAACTTCGCGCTCCTAGCCTCGCTGG GGTACGCAGGCCCCAAACCCGACCTTTTGTATCGCCTGGAGCGCGGGGAAGAGCCGTGGGTCTGcgcgccgcggggcccggcAACGTGGGACGGACCTGGCAGCCCCACCCCAG GATGCGACGAGGACGGGAGGCAGCCGGAGGAGCCCTGCTTCACCTGGTGGCCGAGCGCTGGCAGGCGGCGGGCGCTGGAGGAGAGCACGCAGCCCCCTGGCCACGGTGAGTGCTGCGCCTGCCCCTCCCCTGGGCTCTGCGGCGCGGGGCCCAAGGGATGGAGGCGAACTGTCCCTGCCGCGCTCTTGGCAGGAGGACGGCGCGAGCCATGGCGGctgcgctgcagcaggctgctgaagAAGTTCGGCGACCCCGGGGGCAAGGCGCAGGCAGAGGCGGCTGGCGGCCGAGCGCCACCCGTGGGAAGCCCCGAGCGGGCACAGGCCGGCTCCCGGAGCGGGAAGGAAGAAGCGGAGGACGACCGAGGGGCGAGGCCAGGCCTCGGCGGAGGCACGGGGCTCCCGCTTCCCCCGGTGCCTCGGCACAGCGCGGCGGATCCCTACGAGCGCCCGGGGCCTGACCGCCGGGAGACGTTGCAGGGCGGCGCGCAGGAAGCGCTGCGCGCCGCGGGGGACAGGAACCTTCCCCCGGCAGGGGAGGACGTGGACGGAGCTCCGCTGGGCGACCACTGCTACTGCACGAGGCTGGAGGCGCTGCTCCAGCACGGCGCCGCGTTCCTGCCTGCTCTGAGGGAACACGACTACTGCGGGGACGGCGAGAGCGGAGCTTCCGCGCTGAGGGACCACGACTACTGCCAGGTGTGGACGTTGCCCTGGCAGGGGCGCGCCCGCAAAGCCACCTGCCCCACGTGCTGCGCTCGTGCCGAGCTCCGCCGGCTGTGCAAGAGGAAACGGCGGGAGGGGCGTGACGGCGGGAAGGGCGCGCGAGCGAGGCGCCGTCTCCGGCCTTGCTTCAGAAGCTTGCGGCTCTCCCGGGGGTACTTCTGCGCAGACTGCCTCTTTGCGCCCACCCTGCCGGCGTCTGCCCGTCCCGCTCGGGCAGAAGACCCCACCAAGGACGCTCGTGGGGTGTTTTGGCCGTCTGCGGAGTGGGCGACCGTGATCCCGCAGCCTCAGGAGGAGCGGGACTcccggggggggacaccggaGGCGCCCTGTACCCCCGCGGCCTCTCGCGAGCCGTCAGCGGGGGAGGCGCGGGGCGGAGCGGCGCGACCCGAGGTGTGGGTGCGCTACAGGGCGCGGGGCAGGCGGCCCCCCAGGCCTTGGTGGGACCTCGCCAGACGCGAACTTGTTGCCCCGAGCCAGGCGTCGCTCTGCAACGCGTGCGACGGGGCCATGCGGACCAGGAACTGGGGGCTGTGCACTGTGTGTCTGAGCTCAGCCACGTGCAGGGCGCGGAGGGGCCGCCCCCGCTTGCCCCGACCGGCGGCTGAGCACCTCAGCCCCATCAGCCGCGCCTGCCCTGCGCGGGGGAGCCCCCTGGCAGGGCTGCGCAGGAGGCTGTCCGAGAGGCGCACCGAGGGGAGCGGTGCCTGA
- the LOC125180903 gene encoding uncharacterized protein isoform X4, with product MLDNFALLASLGYAGPKPDLLYRLERGEEPWVCAPRGPATWDGPGSPTPGCDEDGRQPEEPCFTWWPSAGRRRALEESTQPPGHGECCACPSPGLCGAGPKGWRRTVPAALLAGGRREPWRLRCSRLLKKFGDPGGKAQAEAAGGRAPPVGSPERAQAGSRSGKEEAEDDRGARPGLGGGTGLPLPPVPRHSAADPYERPGPDRRETLQGGAQEALRAAGDRNLPPAGEDVDGAPLGDHCYCTRLEALLQHGAAFLPALREHDYCGDGESGASALRDHDYCQVWTLPWQGRARKATCPTCCARAELRRLCKRKRREGRDGGKGARARRRLRPCFRSLRLSRGYFCADCLFAPTLPASARPARAEDPTKDARGVFWPSAEWATVIPQPQEERDSRGGTPEAPCTPAASREPSAGEARGGAARPEVWVRYRARGRRPPRPWWDLARRELVAPSQASLCNACDGAMRTRNWGLCTVCLSSATCRARRGRPRLPRPAAEHLSPISRACPARGSPLAGLRRRLSERRTEGSGA from the exons ATGCTGGACAACTTCGCGCTCCTAGCCTCGCTGG GGTACGCAGGCCCCAAACCCGACCTTTTGTATCGCCTGGAGCGCGGGGAAGAGCCGTGGGTCTGcgcgccgcggggcccggcAACGTGGGACGGACCTGGCAGCCCCACCCCAG GATGCGACGAGGACGGGAGGCAGCCGGAGGAGCCCTGCTTCACCTGGTGGCCGAGCGCTGGCAGGCGGCGGGCGCTGGAGGAGAGCACGCAGCCCCCTGGCCACGGTGAGTGCTGCGCCTGCCCCTCCCCTGGGCTCTGCGGCGCGGGGCCCAAGGGATGGAGGCGAACTGTCCCTGCCGCGCTCTTGGCAGGAGGACGGCGCGAGCCATGGCGGctgcgctgcagcaggctgctgaagAAGTTCGGCGACCCCGGGGGCAAGGCGCAGGCAGAGGCGGCTGGCGGCCGAGCGCCACCCGTGGGAAGCCCCGAGCGGGCACAGGCCGGCTCCCGGAGCGGGAAGGAAGAAGCGGAGGACGACCGAGGGGCGAGGCCAGGCCTCGGCGGAGGCACGGGGCTCCCGCTTCCCCCGGTGCCTCGGCACAGCGCGGCGGATCCCTACGAGCGCCCGGGGCCTGACCGCCGGGAGACGTTGCAGGGCGGCGCGCAGGAAGCGCTGCGCGCCGCGGGGGACAGGAACCTTCCCCCGGCAGGGGAGGACGTGGACGGAGCTCCGCTGGGCGACCACTGCTACTGCACGAGGCTGGAGGCGCTGCTCCAGCACGGCGCCGCGTTCCTGCCTGCTCTGAGGGAACACGACTACTGCGGGGACGGCGAGAGCGGAGCTTCCGCGCTGAGGGACCACGACTACTGCCAGGTGTGGACGTTGCCCTGGCAGGGGCGCGCCCGCAAAGCCACCTGCCCCACGTGCTGCGCTCGTGCCGAGCTCCGCCGGCTGTGCAAGAGGAAACGGCGGGAGGGGCGTGACGGCGGGAAGGGCGCGCGAGCGAGGCGCCGTCTCCGGCCTTGCTTCAGAAGCTTGCGGCTCTCCCGGGGGTACTTCTGCGCAGACTGCCTCTTTGCGCCCACCCTGCCGGCGTCTGCCCGTCCCGCTCGGGCAGAAGACCCCACCAAGGACGCTCGTGGGGTGTTTTGGCCGTCTGCGGAGTGGGCGACCGTGATCCCGCAGCCTCAGGAGGAGCGGGACTcccggggggggacaccggaGGCGCCCTGTACCCCCGCGGCCTCTCGCGAGCCGTCAGCGGGGGAGGCGCGGGGCGGAGCGGCGCGACCCGAGGTGTGGGTGCGCTACAGGGCGCGGGGCAGGCGGCCCCCCAGGCCTTGGTGGGACCTCGCCAGACGCGAACTTGTTGCCCCGAGCCAGGCGTCGCTCTGCAACGCGTGCGACGGGGCCATGCGGACCAGGAACTGGGGGCTGTGCACTGTGTGTCTGAGCTCAGCCACGTGCAGGGCGCGGAGGGGCCGCCCCCGCTTGCCCCGACCGGCGGCTGAGCACCTCAGCCCCATCAGCCGCGCCTGCCCTGCGCGGGGGAGCCCCCTGGCAGGGCTGCGCAGGAGGCTGTCCGAGAGGCGCACCGAGGGGAGCGGTGCCTGA